In Pseudomonas sp. MYb327, one DNA window encodes the following:
- a CDS encoding methyl-accepting chemotaxis protein, translating to MIARVLGNLSVGTKLSLGFGLVLLSTLGVAMTAFYAFNVLEVRAEKMNDVASVESLMLQAQVAVKAFGLELAEDEANKVSTLIGELVSLLEMSEAKAGQGGSIDAAKSYLAQFERYAQAQRDARKARLRMQQLAQVVGERFTVVMLDQLDAVNLLASRAQPADSVRMLQLEQDSTLRDKLANLRDSELYFTLQGSTEDRNAWEARVIELRSYMENLELRLEGSERESLTQARTALDEYRTAFNGYAASRDQTSDSQAAMNVAADKVSALLGEARIAQVQASQSMGQWVSRLLQGIVLLALGFGVGAGLLIRHLILQPLRQAVELTRRVASGDLSAQIDAAGRRDELGQLLGSVGIMLESLRGLIGRIGQGVGQLNQAADSLVHVTERTRQGVDSQREETELAATAMQQMAATAHDVARNASQTRHAVEQVNGQARKGEALVHQASTKIGHLAQEMSGCSEAMDSLLNESAAIGKVLDVISALAGQTNLLALNAAIEAARAGENGRGFAVVADEVRNLARRTQTSTDDIAAIIQQLRIVAGQAATRLQDSQTLTGESVVLASQASQALQEIAAAVSTVEQMSQQIAAAAEQQSAVAGQVGASMDRVQAVAEQSTAASGLLEASVRGLEQVGGALNAAVGDFRTAS from the coding sequence ATGATCGCTCGTGTACTGGGCAACCTGTCAGTGGGCACCAAGCTGTCGCTGGGTTTTGGTTTGGTATTGTTATCGACCTTAGGCGTTGCAATGACCGCGTTTTATGCCTTCAACGTGCTCGAAGTCCGCGCCGAGAAGATGAACGACGTCGCATCCGTTGAGTCGTTGATGTTGCAAGCGCAGGTAGCGGTAAAGGCGTTCGGCCTGGAGTTGGCTGAGGATGAGGCCAACAAGGTTTCCACCCTGATCGGTGAGCTCGTCTCGCTACTTGAAATGTCCGAGGCGAAAGCCGGGCAGGGCGGCTCCATCGACGCCGCAAAAAGTTACCTCGCCCAGTTCGAGCGGTACGCTCAAGCCCAGCGCGATGCCCGCAAGGCTCGACTGCGCATGCAGCAACTGGCACAGGTGGTTGGCGAGCGATTTACCGTGGTAATGCTGGACCAGCTGGACGCGGTCAACCTTCTGGCTTCGAGGGCGCAGCCGGCTGATTCGGTACGCATGCTGCAACTTGAACAAGACTCCACGTTGCGTGACAAGTTGGCCAACCTGCGTGACAGCGAACTCTATTTCACGCTGCAAGGCAGTACGGAGGATCGCAACGCCTGGGAGGCGCGGGTTATTGAGCTGCGTTCGTACATGGAAAACCTGGAGCTGCGCCTCGAGGGTTCGGAGCGTGAGTCGCTGACCCAGGCGCGCACGGCACTGGATGAATACCGCACGGCGTTCAACGGTTACGCCGCGAGCCGCGATCAAACCAGCGATAGCCAGGCAGCGATGAACGTCGCCGCAGACAAGGTAAGCGCACTGCTGGGCGAGGCCCGTATCGCACAAGTGCAGGCCTCGCAATCGATGGGTCAGTGGGTATCGCGGCTGCTTCAAGGGATTGTGCTGTTGGCGCTCGGTTTCGGCGTCGGCGCGGGTCTGTTGATTCGCCACTTGATTTTGCAACCGCTACGTCAGGCAGTTGAACTGACCCGGCGCGTGGCATCGGGCGATCTCAGCGCGCAGATCGATGCCGCGGGGCGCCGCGATGAACTGGGCCAGTTGCTCGGCAGCGTCGGGATCATGTTGGAAAGTTTGCGCGGTCTGATTGGCCGGATTGGCCAAGGCGTCGGGCAGTTGAACCAGGCTGCCGACAGTCTGGTGCACGTCACCGAGCGTACTCGTCAAGGCGTCGACTCGCAGCGCGAGGAGACAGAACTGGCGGCCACCGCCATGCAACAGATGGCCGCGACTGCCCATGACGTTGCGCGCAATGCCAGTCAGACCCGCCACGCCGTCGAACAGGTCAATGGTCAGGCACGCAAAGGCGAAGCGTTGGTGCATCAGGCGAGCACCAAGATCGGTCACCTCGCTCAGGAAATGAGCGGATGTTCCGAGGCCATGGACTCGCTGCTTAACGAGAGCGCGGCGATTGGCAAGGTGCTCGACGTGATCAGTGCCCTGGCCGGGCAGACCAATCTGCTGGCCCTGAATGCTGCGATTGAAGCGGCACGTGCTGGCGAAAACGGTCGTGGTTTCGCCGTGGTGGCGGACGAGGTACGCAACCTGGCGCGGCGCACCCAAACCTCTACAGATGACATCGCTGCCATCATCCAACAGCTGCGGATCGTCGCCGGGCAGGCGGCCACTCGCTTGCAGGACAGCCAGACGCTGACCGGCGAAAGCGTAGTGCTTGCCTCGCAGGCCTCTCAGGCGCTGCAGGAAATCGCCGCGGCGGTGTCGACCGTGGAACAGATGAGTCAGCAGATCGCTGCGGCAGCCGAACAGCAAAGTGCGGTGGCTGGGCAGGTTGGCGCAAGCATGGATCGAGTACAGGCAGTCGCGGAACAAAGCACTGCCGCCAGCGGGTTACTGGAAGCGTCGGTGCGCGGGTTGGAACAGGTGGGTGGCGCGCTCAACGCGGCGGTTGGAGATTTTCGCACGGCATCCTGA
- the mdeB gene encoding alpha-ketoglutarate dehydrogenase, protein MSSLNENSITGSLASLDIDRDETQEWLESLEAVVREGGSERGQFLLKQLEQHARALGITSHVHPYSAYRNTIAIERQGPYPGDLAVEERITSIIRWNALAMVVRANQAYGDLGGHIASYASAAEIFEVGFNHFFRARDEHHGGDLVFYQPHSAPGVYARAFLEGRLSEEQLANYRQEVGGNGLSSYPHPWLMPEFWQFPTGSMGIGPISAVYQARYMRYLEHRNLAETADRHVWGVFGDGEMDEPESIAGLTLAAREKLDNLTFIVNCNLQRLDGPVRGNGQVIQELEALFTGAGWNVIKVIWGSDWDPLFARDTNNALLQRFAQTVDGQYQTLGSKDGAYNLLHFFQQDPEIKDLVSHMSDAEIDALKRGGHDFRKLHAAFAAAKSHSGRPTVILAKTKKGYGMGGAGESRMTSHQAKKLDIDALKAFRDRFALPLSDDDVAQLRFYRPAEDSQEMRYLRERRGALGGYMPARQKGDEQVAVPALADYARFAFEADGKEMSTTMAVVRMLGGLLKDKELGPRIVPIVADEARTFGMANLFRQIGIYSPLGQLYEPEDAGSMLYYREACDGQLLEEGITEAGALSSWAAAATSYSAHGKKMLPFYIYYSMFGFQRVADLIWAAADQRARGFLLGATAGRTTLGGEGLQHQDGSSHVVAATVPNCRAYDPAFAGELAVIVDHGMRQMMERDVDEFYYITVMNENYAQPSLPSGVEDQIIRGMYRYAVTDADSSRGSVRLLGSGTILREVIAASELLASDWQISSEVWSVTSFSELAREAREVERRNRLNPSEPEQVSHLCVSLAGDAPVIVASDYVRAWPQLIASYVDARFIALGTDGFGRSDTRTALRSFFEVDRHQVVLAALDGLVRDGRLPRQVLAEAVERYGLKGDRPAPWTC, encoded by the coding sequence ATGAGTTCGCTAAACGAAAATTCGATCACCGGGTCACTGGCATCGCTGGATATTGATCGGGATGAAACGCAGGAGTGGCTGGAGTCACTGGAGGCCGTCGTGCGCGAAGGCGGTTCCGAGCGCGGTCAGTTCCTGCTGAAACAGTTAGAGCAACATGCAAGAGCACTTGGCATCACCTCGCACGTGCACCCGTACTCGGCCTATCGCAACACAATTGCGATTGAACGGCAGGGGCCCTATCCAGGCGACCTTGCTGTCGAGGAACGGATCACTTCGATCATTCGTTGGAACGCATTGGCCATGGTGGTGCGCGCAAACCAGGCCTACGGAGACCTGGGCGGGCATATCGCAAGTTATGCCTCTGCCGCCGAGATCTTTGAGGTCGGGTTCAACCACTTCTTCCGTGCCCGTGATGAACATCACGGCGGCGATCTGGTGTTTTACCAGCCGCACTCGGCACCGGGTGTCTACGCTCGCGCTTTCCTTGAGGGAAGACTGTCCGAAGAGCAACTGGCCAACTACCGCCAGGAAGTCGGTGGAAATGGCCTGAGTTCTTACCCGCACCCGTGGTTGATGCCTGAGTTCTGGCAGTTCCCGACCGGGTCGATGGGCATTGGCCCGATCAGTGCGGTCTACCAGGCGCGTTATATGCGTTACCTGGAGCACCGCAATCTTGCCGAAACCGCCGACCGGCATGTCTGGGGGGTATTTGGTGACGGTGAAATGGATGAGCCCGAATCGATTGCCGGGCTCACGCTCGCGGCGCGGGAAAAACTCGACAACCTCACCTTTATCGTCAATTGCAACTTGCAGCGCCTGGATGGTCCGGTGCGTGGCAACGGTCAGGTCATTCAAGAGCTCGAGGCGCTGTTTACCGGTGCCGGCTGGAATGTCATTAAGGTCATCTGGGGCTCCGACTGGGATCCGTTGTTTGCACGGGATACGAACAATGCCCTGTTGCAACGCTTCGCCCAGACCGTCGACGGCCAATACCAGACGCTGGGCTCCAAGGACGGTGCCTACAACTTGCTGCACTTCTTCCAGCAAGATCCAGAGATCAAGGATTTGGTCTCGCACATGTCCGATGCCGAGATTGATGCCCTGAAACGCGGTGGTCACGATTTCCGCAAACTGCATGCGGCGTTCGCTGCTGCCAAATCGCACTCGGGACGTCCGACGGTCATCCTGGCCAAAACCAAAAAAGGTTACGGCATGGGCGGTGCGGGTGAGTCGCGCATGACTTCGCACCAGGCCAAGAAGTTGGACATCGACGCACTTAAGGCCTTTCGTGATCGTTTTGCGCTGCCGCTGTCCGACGACGATGTAGCGCAATTGCGCTTCTATCGCCCGGCCGAGGACAGCCAGGAAATGCGTTATCTGAGAGAACGCCGAGGGGCATTGGGCGGCTACATGCCGGCAAGGCAGAAGGGGGACGAACAAGTCGCTGTGCCTGCCCTGGCTGATTACGCACGCTTTGCGTTCGAGGCCGACGGCAAAGAGATGTCCACCACCATGGCGGTAGTACGGATGCTCGGCGGTTTGCTCAAAGACAAAGAACTGGGGCCACGGATCGTCCCAATCGTTGCGGACGAAGCGCGCACCTTTGGCATGGCCAACCTGTTTCGCCAGATCGGTATCTACTCGCCGCTGGGTCAGCTTTACGAGCCGGAAGATGCAGGCTCCATGCTTTATTACCGTGAAGCCTGCGATGGTCAGCTATTGGAAGAGGGCATTACGGAAGCGGGTGCACTGTCTTCCTGGGCGGCTGCCGCAACCTCCTACAGCGCTCATGGCAAAAAGATGTTGCCGTTCTATATCTACTACTCAATGTTCGGTTTCCAGCGTGTTGCCGATTTGATCTGGGCAGCGGCGGACCAACGTGCTCGCGGCTTCTTGCTGGGAGCCACCGCAGGCCGAACCACCTTGGGTGGGGAAGGGCTACAACACCAGGATGGCAGCAGCCATGTCGTGGCGGCCACTGTCCCCAACTGCCGCGCCTACGATCCGGCTTTCGCTGGCGAGTTGGCGGTGATCGTCGACCATGGCATGCGCCAGATGATGGAGCGCGATGTCGACGAGTTCTACTACATCACGGTGATGAACGAGAACTACGCCCAGCCTTCGCTGCCTTCCGGTGTCGAGGATCAAATCATTCGCGGTATGTATCGCTATGCGGTGACGGATGCCGACTCCTCACGTGGCTCGGTACGGTTGCTGGGCAGCGGGACCATCCTGCGAGAAGTGATCGCGGCGTCCGAACTGCTGGCATCTGACTGGCAGATATCGAGCGAGGTGTGGAGCGTCACCAGTTTCAGCGAGCTCGCTCGTGAAGCACGGGAAGTAGAGCGACGCAATCGTCTGAACCCCTCTGAACCTGAGCAAGTCAGCCATCTGTGCGTCTCCCTCGCAGGCGATGCACCGGTGATTGTCGCCTCCGACTATGTTCGCGCCTGGCCACAACTGATCGCCAGCTATGTCGATGCTCGCTTCATTGCGTTGGGTACCGACGGTTTTGGCCGCAGTGATACCCGCACCGCCTTGCGCAGCTTTTTTGAAGTCGATCGTCATCAGGTGGTTCTGGCCGCACTGGATGGTCTGGTCCGCGACGGGCGTCTGCCACGTCAGGTGCTGGCTGAAGCCGTCGAGCGCTACGGCCTGAAAGGTGATCGCCCGGCGCCGTGGACGTGCTGA
- the aceF gene encoding dihydrolipoyllysine-residue acetyltransferase has translation MSEIREIHVPDIGDFKDLPVIEVLVKPGDKVAFDDPLLTLESDKASMDVPSPGAGTVVSVTIKEGDRVSKGSSILTLQMAVDAAPADHSAATSPAAPDLPVNAPSAPVAAIPVASVAATAPKAANTSGPKPHASPSVRSFARKLGVDVSRVAATGKGGRMLREDVERFVKDALVRLDSPAPRSEHAGELNLLPWPQVDFARFGTIEKVAMSRIKKISGANLARNWVMIPHVTNNEEVDITELEAFRVQLNQEGGKDAIKYTMLAFLIKAAVATLKAFPQFNSSLGVDDGEPILILKQYYHIGFAADTPNGLVVPVIRDADQKGIGQIASECGDLARKARDGKLGPADMTGGTFTVSSLGGIGGTGFSPIINAPEVAILGVTRAQIRPVWDGNAFAPRLILPLALSWDHRVVDGAAAARFLQHLAALLADFRRITL, from the coding sequence ATGAGTGAAATCAGAGAGATTCATGTCCCTGACATTGGGGACTTCAAAGACCTCCCGGTGATCGAGGTGTTGGTCAAGCCAGGCGATAAGGTGGCGTTCGATGATCCGTTGCTGACCCTGGAATCGGATAAGGCCTCGATGGATGTTCCAAGCCCTGGCGCCGGCACCGTGGTGTCGGTGACGATCAAGGAAGGGGACCGGGTTTCCAAAGGCAGTTCGATCCTCACGTTGCAGATGGCTGTCGATGCGGCACCCGCCGACCATAGTGCAGCCACAAGCCCCGCAGCGCCTGATCTGCCAGTGAATGCTCCGTCTGCGCCTGTCGCGGCGATCCCGGTTGCGTCTGTTGCAGCGACCGCACCAAAGGCAGCGAATACGTCTGGGCCGAAACCACACGCCAGCCCTTCGGTGCGCAGCTTCGCGCGTAAATTGGGCGTGGACGTCTCTCGTGTGGCAGCCACTGGCAAGGGCGGGCGCATGCTGCGTGAGGATGTCGAGCGTTTCGTCAAGGACGCCCTGGTTCGCCTTGACAGCCCGGCGCCGCGTTCCGAACACGCAGGAGAACTCAATCTGCTGCCTTGGCCGCAAGTAGATTTCGCCAGGTTCGGCACGATCGAAAAGGTCGCGATGTCGCGCATCAAGAAAATCTCCGGCGCCAACCTCGCACGAAACTGGGTGATGATCCCCCACGTCACCAACAACGAAGAAGTCGATATCACCGAGCTTGAAGCGTTTCGGGTTCAGCTCAACCAGGAAGGCGGCAAGGACGCGATCAAGTACACGATGCTGGCGTTCCTGATCAAGGCAGCGGTGGCTACCTTGAAAGCCTTCCCTCAGTTCAATAGTTCGTTGGGCGTTGATGACGGTGAGCCGATCCTGATCCTCAAGCAGTACTACCACATCGGTTTTGCGGCTGACACGCCGAACGGGCTGGTAGTGCCGGTCATTCGCGATGCCGATCAAAAGGGCATTGGTCAGATCGCCAGCGAATGCGGTGATCTGGCAAGAAAAGCACGGGACGGCAAGTTGGGCCCGGCGGACATGACTGGAGGCACCTTTACCGTTTCAAGCCTGGGTGGCATTGGCGGTACCGGCTTTTCGCCGATTATCAATGCGCCGGAAGTGGCGATCCTGGGTGTGACTCGCGCGCAAATCAGACCGGTTTGGGATGGCAACGCCTTTGCACCGCGCCTGATTCTGCCTCTGGCACTGTCATGGGATCACCGCGTCGTCGATGGCGCGGCTGCGGCACGTTTCCTTCAGCATCTGGCTGCTCTGTTGGCTGATTTCCGTCGAATCACACTTTGA
- the lpdA gene encoding dihydrolipoyl dehydrogenase, translated as MSQIIEVKMPGIGDAGAMPVIEILVKPGDVVAVDDAVCTLESDKATMDVPSSAAGVVKEVLVKVGEKVAEGAVLLTLESNDVAARPLPSAAAAVSAPVAAPILAKSGGADLECDVLVLGGGPGGYSAAFRSADLGQKTIVVERYASLGGVCLNVGCIPSKALLHIASVMEEAPQLASVGIDFGAAKVDLDKLRAHKESVVGKLTGGLAGMAKGRNVDVVRGVGRFLDPHHVEVALTSGAGQQPTGEKQVIRFKHCVIAAGSQAVKLPFMPQDPRIVDSTGALELRALPKRMLVVGGGIIGLEMATVYSALGARIDVVEMLDGLMQGPDRDLVKVWEKHNSHRFDQVMLNTRTVKAEASEQGIWVTFEGEKAPAEPQCYDLVLVAVGRKPNGDQLDADKAGINVSERGFIAVDKQMRTNVPHIFAIGDIVGQPMLAHKAVHEGHVAAEVAAGEALDKPELARSTFDSLQIPGVAYTNPEVAWAGLTQQEAKDKGIKVEAAVFPWAASGRAIANGRDEGFTKLLFDADTHRVVGGGIVGTGAGDLISEVCLAIEMGADAVDIGKTIHPHPTLGETVGMAAEVAHGSCTDLPAVRRRNA; from the coding sequence ATGAGTCAGATTATTGAAGTGAAGATGCCAGGCATCGGCGACGCTGGCGCCATGCCGGTGATTGAGATCCTGGTCAAACCAGGCGATGTCGTTGCGGTGGATGACGCCGTCTGCACGCTGGAATCCGATAAGGCGACGATGGATGTGCCTTCTTCTGCCGCGGGTGTGGTGAAGGAGGTTTTGGTCAAGGTCGGCGAGAAAGTCGCGGAAGGTGCGGTGTTGCTGACGCTGGAGTCGAATGACGTCGCAGCCCGGCCTTTGCCATCTGCAGCAGCTGCGGTTTCGGCGCCCGTTGCAGCGCCCATTTTGGCGAAATCCGGCGGCGCAGACCTTGAGTGCGACGTGCTCGTCCTTGGCGGTGGTCCCGGCGGTTATTCCGCGGCCTTTCGCTCGGCGGATCTGGGGCAGAAAACCATTGTGGTCGAACGCTATGCCTCGCTGGGCGGCGTGTGCCTGAACGTTGGCTGCATCCCCTCCAAAGCGTTGCTGCATATCGCCTCGGTGATGGAGGAAGCGCCGCAGCTGGCTTCAGTGGGGATTGATTTCGGTGCCGCCAAGGTTGATCTCGACAAGCTGCGTGCGCACAAGGAGTCGGTGGTTGGCAAGTTGACCGGCGGGCTCGCCGGGATGGCCAAGGGGCGCAACGTTGATGTCGTCCGTGGCGTTGGTCGTTTTCTCGACCCCCATCATGTCGAGGTTGCATTGACGTCGGGAGCTGGTCAGCAACCGACCGGCGAAAAGCAGGTCATTCGCTTCAAACACTGCGTGATTGCCGCAGGCAGCCAGGCGGTAAAACTGCCGTTCATGCCGCAGGATCCGCGCATCGTCGACTCCACGGGTGCCCTGGAACTCAGAGCTTTGCCGAAACGCATGCTGGTGGTGGGCGGCGGGATTATCGGGTTGGAGATGGCCACCGTCTATTCGGCCCTCGGCGCGCGCATCGATGTCGTCGAGATGTTGGACGGCTTGATGCAGGGGCCTGATCGCGATCTGGTGAAGGTCTGGGAAAAACACAACAGCCACCGATTCGATCAGGTGATGTTGAATACCCGCACGGTGAAAGCCGAGGCCAGCGAACAGGGTATCTGGGTGACGTTCGAGGGCGAAAAAGCCCCCGCAGAGCCGCAATGCTATGACCTGGTGCTGGTGGCTGTCGGGCGTAAACCCAATGGCGACCAACTGGACGCTGACAAGGCCGGAATCAACGTCAGTGAGCGCGGATTCATCGCCGTGGATAAACAAATGCGCACCAATGTGCCGCATATCTTCGCGATTGGTGACATTGTCGGCCAGCCCATGCTTGCTCATAAGGCCGTCCATGAAGGGCATGTCGCCGCTGAAGTGGCGGCCGGTGAGGCCCTGGACAAGCCCGAACTGGCGCGCAGCACGTTTGATTCGCTGCAAATTCCGGGCGTTGCCTACACCAATCCTGAGGTGGCCTGGGCCGGTCTGACCCAGCAGGAAGCAAAGGACAAAGGCATCAAAGTCGAGGCTGCGGTTTTCCCATGGGCCGCCTCGGGGCGCGCGATTGCCAATGGTCGCGATGAAGGCTTCACCAAGCTGTTGTTCGATGCCGACACGCATCGTGTGGTTGGCGGCGGCATTGTGGGGACGGGGGCAGGCGATCTGATCAGTGAGGTTTGCCTGGCCATCGAAATGGGCGCCGATGCAGTGGATATCGGCAAGACCATCCACCCTCATCCGACGTTAGGTGAAACGGTAGGGATGGCCGCGGAAGTCGCCCATGGCAGTTGCACTGACCTGCCGGCTGTACGTCGGCGGAACGCGTGA
- a CDS encoding MaoC family dehydratase N-terminal domain-containing protein — translation MNGCNALTPVDLTQWVGREERRTDRIDQRVAQALAATLDLDPDALQEGAELPPLWHWVYFTPNARDSEIGHDGHPERGGFLPPVDLPNRMWAGGRLTFEQPLRVGEAVTRASRIIRCARKVGRNGDLVFVTVEHTISGERGVCLVEEQDIVYRQPTEKGAPPAGATVEGCAEFRKRIHPEPVLLFRYSALTFNGHRIHYDRPYATREEGYPGLVVHGPLAATLLLEAFRGKHPSRRIRRFAFRAVGPLFDMADFDVCGQLTGPDGAELWVDCDGRLTMRAEITFD, via the coding sequence ATGAATGGCTGCAATGCGCTAACCCCAGTTGACTTGACCCAGTGGGTGGGCCGTGAAGAACGGCGCACTGACCGCATCGATCAGCGCGTCGCCCAGGCGCTGGCTGCCACACTCGACCTCGATCCCGATGCCTTGCAGGAGGGCGCCGAGTTACCGCCCTTGTGGCACTGGGTGTACTTCACGCCGAATGCCCGGGATAGCGAAATCGGCCACGACGGGCATCCGGAACGCGGCGGATTCCTGCCACCAGTGGACTTGCCCAACCGCATGTGGGCAGGCGGGCGCCTGACCTTCGAGCAGCCGCTGCGGGTTGGCGAGGCTGTTACCCGGGCTTCGCGCATCATTCGCTGCGCGCGCAAGGTCGGACGCAATGGGGATCTGGTGTTCGTGACCGTGGAACACACCATCTCGGGTGAGCGAGGAGTGTGCCTGGTTGAAGAGCAGGACATCGTTTACCGCCAGCCAACCGAAAAAGGTGCTCCGCCTGCGGGCGCTACAGTCGAAGGCTGCGCCGAATTTCGCAAACGTATCCATCCCGAACCGGTCCTGCTGTTCCGTTACTCGGCACTGACGTTCAACGGCCATCGTATTCACTATGACCGGCCCTACGCCACCCGGGAAGAAGGCTATCCCGGTCTTGTCGTGCACGGGCCGTTGGCCGCCACGCTGCTGCTCGAAGCCTTTCGGGGCAAGCATCCGTCCAGGCGTATCCGACGCTTCGCGTTCCGCGCCGTCGGCCCGCTTTTCGACATGGCGGACTTTGACGTGTGCGGTCAGCTCACAGGCCCGGACGGTGCCGAATTGTGGGTCGACTGCGACGGGCGACTGACGATGAGGGCTGAAATCACCTTCGACTGA
- a CDS encoding acyl-CoA dehydrogenase family protein, which produces MLYTPDEHQEIRDAVRALCGEFSDDYFRKIDEQRDYPEAFVDALIGAGWLSAMIPEEYGGSGLGLTEASVIMEEINRSGANAGAVHGQMYNMSTLLRNGSTAQKEKYLPKIASGQLRIQSMAVTEPTTGTDTTKIKTNAVKKDGRYVVNGQKVWISRVQHSDLMILLARTTPLAEVKKKSEGMSIFIVDLKDAIGRGLTVHPIPNMVNHETNELFFDSLEIPEENLIGEEGKGFKYILDGLNAERTLIAAECIGDGYWFMERAVKYANERVVFDRPIGQNQGVQFPIADAFIEIEAANLMRFKACQLFDAHQACGAQANMAKYLAAKASWEAANVCMQTHGGFGFANEYDIERKFRETRLYQVAPISTNLIYAYVAEHLLGLPRSF; this is translated from the coding sequence ATGCTCTATACCCCTGACGAACACCAGGAAATCCGTGACGCCGTGCGTGCCCTGTGCGGCGAGTTTTCGGACGACTATTTTCGCAAGATTGACGAACAGCGTGACTACCCTGAGGCGTTTGTCGACGCGTTGATCGGCGCCGGCTGGCTCTCCGCGATGATCCCTGAAGAATACGGCGGCTCGGGCCTGGGACTTACCGAAGCATCCGTGATCATGGAGGAGATCAACCGCTCGGGAGCCAACGCCGGCGCCGTGCATGGCCAGATGTACAACATGAGCACGCTGCTGCGTAACGGCAGCACGGCGCAGAAAGAGAAGTACCTGCCGAAGATTGCGTCGGGCCAGCTACGCATCCAGTCGATGGCGGTCACCGAACCTACAACCGGTACGGACACCACCAAGATCAAGACGAATGCGGTTAAGAAGGACGGTCGCTACGTGGTGAACGGCCAGAAAGTGTGGATCTCGCGGGTGCAGCACTCTGACCTGATGATCCTGCTCGCACGCACCACACCGCTTGCCGAGGTGAAGAAAAAGTCCGAAGGCATGTCGATCTTCATCGTCGACCTCAAGGATGCGATCGGCAGGGGCCTCACCGTGCATCCGATCCCTAACATGGTGAACCACGAGACCAACGAGCTGTTCTTCGACAGCCTCGAGATCCCCGAGGAGAACCTGATTGGCGAGGAGGGCAAGGGTTTCAAATACATCCTCGACGGTCTCAACGCCGAGCGCACCTTGATTGCCGCCGAGTGCATTGGCGACGGTTACTGGTTCATGGAGCGCGCGGTCAAGTACGCCAACGAGCGCGTGGTGTTCGACCGTCCGATCGGGCAAAACCAGGGCGTGCAATTCCCGATCGCCGATGCCTTCATCGAGATCGAGGCGGCCAACCTGATGCGCTTCAAGGCCTGCCAGCTGTTCGACGCGCACCAAGCCTGTGGTGCCCAGGCCAATATGGCCAAGTACCTGGCGGCCAAAGCCTCGTGGGAGGCCGCCAACGTGTGCATGCAGACCCACGGCGGTTTCGGTTTCGCCAATGAATACGACATTGAGCGCAAGTTCCGGGAGACCCGTCTGTACCAGGTCGCGCCCATCTCCACCAACTTGATCTACGCCTACGTTGCCGAGCACCTGCTCGGGCTGCCGCGCTCTTTCTGA
- a CDS encoding CaiB/BaiF CoA-transferase family protein, translating into MADNKPVLALEGITVISLEHAIAAPLATRHLADLGARVIKVERPGSGDFARAYDERVDGLASHFVWVNRSKESLTLDLKQPEAHEILMQLLSEADVLVQNLAPGAAARLGLSYEALAPINPKLIVCDISGYGEGGPYTEKKAYDLLIQSEAGFLSITGTPDEQVKAGISIADIAAGMYAYTNILAALIERGKTGRGRRIEIAMIDAMVEWMGFPMYYAYEGQEPPRRTGASHATIYPYGPFRAGDGRTVMLGLQNEREWAVFCEKLLDDSALATDERFASNARRTANRDALSELIEQRFASLTADEVMARLDAADIANANVSTMSDIWNHPQLAARKRWTRVDTPAGPVPALQPPGMGGDHPARMGPVPALGEHTEAILRELGYTDRASELRARKIV; encoded by the coding sequence ATGGCTGACAACAAACCGGTCCTTGCGCTCGAAGGCATCACGGTGATCTCGCTTGAGCACGCGATCGCAGCCCCGTTGGCGACGCGCCATCTGGCCGATCTGGGTGCCCGCGTCATCAAGGTCGAGCGTCCTGGCAGCGGCGATTTTGCCCGCGCCTATGACGAGCGTGTCGATGGCCTTGCTTCGCATTTCGTCTGGGTCAACCGCTCCAAGGAAAGCCTGACCCTTGACCTGAAGCAGCCCGAAGCACACGAGATCTTGATGCAGCTGCTGTCGGAGGCTGATGTGCTGGTGCAGAACCTTGCCCCCGGCGCGGCGGCTCGACTGGGGCTGTCCTACGAGGCGCTCGCACCGATCAATCCGAAGCTGATCGTGTGCGACATCTCGGGCTATGGCGAAGGCGGTCCGTACACCGAGAAGAAGGCCTATGACCTGCTGATCCAGAGCGAGGCGGGCTTCCTGTCGATCACCGGCACTCCTGATGAACAGGTCAAGGCCGGCATCTCCATCGCCGACATCGCGGCGGGCATGTACGCCTACACCAATATCCTCGCAGCGCTGATCGAGCGCGGCAAAACCGGCCGTGGTCGGCGCATCGAGATCGCGATGATCGACGCAATGGTCGAGTGGATGGGCTTCCCGATGTACTACGCCTACGAGGGGCAGGAGCCGCCACGTCGTACGGGTGCATCCCACGCGACGATTTACCCCTACGGGCCGTTCCGCGCAGGCGATGGTCGCACCGTGATGCTCGGCCTGCAGAACGAGCGTGAGTGGGCCGTGTTCTGCGAAAAACTCCTGGACGATTCCGCACTCGCCACGGATGAGCGGTTTGCCAGTAATGCCCGGCGTACCGCCAACCGTGATGCCCTGAGCGAACTGATCGAGCAGCGCTTCGCCAGTCTCACCGCCGATGAGGTCATGGCCCGTCTCGATGCTGCCGACATCGCCAACGCCAACGTCAGCACGATGAGCGACATCTGGAACCATCCGCAACTCGCGGCGCGCAAGCGCTGGACCCGCGTGGATACGCCCGCCGGGCCAGTGCCCGCGCTACAGCCGCCTGGCATGGGCGGTGATCATCCCGCCCGAATGGGCCCCGTGCCGGCACTGGGTGAGCATACCGAGGCGATCCTTCGCGAGCTCGGCTACACAGACCGCGCCTCCGAACTGCGCGCAAGGAAGATAGTGTGA